The Thermococcus peptonophilus genomic sequence GGACATTACAATTTCAAAGTGTGGGGTCGGGACGTCCTTGGGAACTGGTTTACCAGTGAGATTAGAACAGTTACTGTGAATGGAACAATCATCCTCTCATTCGTCTCACCGACTCCAAATGATGGAGCAGTGGTGGACGTTGATAGCGTCGTGATAAACGTCACTTCAAGCCAGCCCCTTGAGTCTGCCGTACTGGAGTGGAATAACCAGAACTTCACGATGCACAGAGGGTCTGGCGGGAGTTGGTATCTGAGCATGACGGGTCTTACAAATGGACACTACACCTTTAAGGTTTGGGGCAATGACTCCCTCGGAAACCGGTTTAACAGTGAGACAAGGACAATCACAGTGAATTCAACAGTCGTTCTCTCCTTTGTCCCTCCGACTCCTGAGAACGGCGCTATTATGGACACCGATAGAGTTCTAATAAACGTAAGCTCAGGTCAGCCTCTAAAGATTGCCCTGCTGGAATGGAACGGACTGAACCTCACCATGCAGAGTGCATCCAATACAAACTGGTATCTTGAGGTACTCACCTTAACGAATGGATACTACACGTTTAGAGCATGGGGAGAGGATCAGCTGGGAAACTGGTTTGGCAGCGAGGTTAGGAGCATTGCTATAAACAGGACGATTTTGCTATCCTTTGTCCCACCAACCCCCCAGAATAACAGTGCAGTAAACTCCGACTACGTTTTCGTAAACGTTACCGCAGATCAACCTCTTGAGGTTGCTTTACTGGAATGGAACGGACACAACCTTACCATGCACAATACGTCAAGCACCAATTGGTATTTGAATATAACCGGACTAATAAACGGCCACTACGAGTTCAGGGCTTGGGGTAGGGATCCCCTAGGAAACCTGTTTAGCACTGAGGTTAGAACCGTTGCCGTGAATTCAACGGTCGTGCTGTCCTTTGCTCCTCCGACTCCTGAAAACGGTGCGGTGGTTAACACTGACTATGTTCTAGTGAACGCTACCTCCAGTCAGCCTTTACAGGTTGCGTTGCTGGAATGGAACGGCCAGAATCTCACCATGGAAATGCTATCGAACACGAGCTGGTATCTAAAAGTGACCAATTTGACAAACGGTCGTTATACGTTTAGGGCATGGGGCAGGGATTCCTTAGGGAACTGGTTCGCCAGTGGTATTATAACGATTGCCGTCAACAGGACGATAACCTTTTCCTTCATTCCCCCGACTCCAGAGGATGGTGACGTATTGAACTCCGACAGCGTTTTCATCAACGTAACCTCTAGCCAGCCTCTAGAGTCTGCTCTACTGGAGTGGGATGGCAAGAACTTCACTATGAGCAACGCTTCAGGCACTAATTGGTACTTGAACATGACGGGATTAAGGAACGGTCACTACACCCTTAGGGTATGGGGTAGGGATTCCCTTGGAAACTGGTTTAGCACAGAGGTTAGGGGAATAACGATAAAGGTCAACACCCAGTCCACGTACGATATCTGGATTAAGCTGTCGTGCCTGTGGACCACCTGGTTCTTCAATCACCGTACCGAGTTCTTTGAGCTCTATGAGAACGCAACGGTCTTGGGGGTTGATAACGAAACCATACAATTGGCATTGGAACTCAATGACAATGCGACGGCTTTGATGTTGGGTGCGTGGGAGGCGGACAACTTAGAGGACATCAGGGCGAACCTATGGAACTTCGAGTCGCCCACAAGGCAGATTCCACGTCTCTGGGACATAAGAAAGGCGTTCCTGATGGAGAAGGAAGCCGTGGAAATCCTGAAAAAAGCCCTAGGCAGCCTGTGACTTCTTTTTTGTCCTTTCAATTTTAATTCCAACGAACGCCCCTATCAGAAGTCCAAGGATGAAAACCGCCAGCAGTTTCAGTGGGAGCTGGTGTTGGGAGCTCTGCTCTTCTCCAACCGTTGCCTGTTCGTTCTTCCATTCTTCACTGTAGAGGCTCAGCGCTATCAAGGCGTAGGCATCGCCGTCGAAGCTCATATCGTCCCTGGGACTTGCAAGCTCCAGGAACCGAAGCGCCTCTTCGACGTTGTCCTCTTCTTCACCAGCAAGGTACAGCCATATCAGGGCTACAGCAGTTGAATAAACGTTGTGGTTCCAGGAGCCATCGAGGGCTGGAACTTCAAGTATCGCGTAGTTCTTTCCGTTTTCGAACTGGAACTCGGCGTAAAAATCCCCCACAAACTCGATATAGTTCTCTGGAAGACGGGGGTACAGCCTTTAACTCCCCTTAAAAAAGCCCGACTCGTTTAGAAGAAGAGGCTCTCCGGAGGTTACAACAAACCTGCTTTTTCTGTCGTAGAAGTCGGGGGTTGAGTTGGATATTGGCTTCTTTCCCATTACCTTTCCATTCCCCACTGACTTCCCAGCCGTTTATGATGTAATCCAGCTCTTTCACAGTGTAGTTGGTAACGCCCTTAAAGCTCAGCCTCAAAGTCGCGTTTCCGGTGTACTGCGTCTCTTCAAGTAGTGAAGCCATAAACTCAAGCGTATCGTTCGGCGGCGTCATGTTCTCCTCTCTGAGAAATAGGAGGGGCAAAACTATGCTCTCGTAGGGCGCCCTCATGTCTCTGTACGGCATCGGGAAGAGGAAACCCGTGAAGAAGTTGTCGAGATACGGGGTTATGAGCCTCTCCCGTGTTAGTCTTTCCCTCAGCCATTCTATTCCCGGGAAACGTTGTAGCCGAGCCTCGATAGCGCCGCCACGGCGTAGGCGGTGGCAACGATGCTGGGCGACTCGTTCACCTCGTGGAGTCCAGTTTTCTCCCAGTATATGTATACGGTGCTCGTCCAGTGGTCTTTACTCTCGTTCTTCAGGAGGAACTGGGCGGCTTTTCTTATCTCTCCGGAGTTGTGCTTTCCCCCGCTTCGAGGAGGGTTAAAATAGCGAGCCCCGTTCCGGCCGCCTTTGAGAGCTCCCAGTAGAACCACTCAGAGTCAGATTCAGGGTAGTCGTCCGTTATTACCGCGGGAAACGAACCATCTTCTCCCTGCTGGGATTTTATCCACTCAACAAGCTTCCGAAACTTGGAAGAGTTCCGCGGGTAGCCGCTCCGCGCAAGGGCTATAACCTTCAGGCAGGTCAAGTAAAAGCTCTCGTTCTCCCTGAAGGCATTCCATCCTGAGAGACCTTCCGTGCTGTCCCATGGATAGGAGTAGAGGGTTCTTGGCTGGTATTTTTCTATGGGGTGTCTTACCCATCCCGTTTGCAGCCAGCCGTCAGCGAGAACCAGTGGGGATAAAGCTGAAGTGACAAAGATGATGAAAACCAAGGCGGTTAATTTTTGCTTTGTGCCTTTAGGACTCTGTGTGGACACCATTGTACTCATCGTTTGTATTTAAATACTTTAAATTCAGAAGTTTTTCTGTTCTTATAAATTTTCAAGTAATAACCCCTGGGTACTCTCATATCCACGCAACGGGCTCGACCTCTATCGCCGCAACCCCGTACTTCTTCTCCTTTTCCTCCGAGTAGAACCTCCTGTAAACCTTCACGCCCTCCTCGATGCTCTTAACTCCAGGAAGAACGTTCTCAAGGCCCTCCTTCTCCAGCATCTCCCTGAACGAAGAGTAAACCCTGATGTCCTTGACGACGCACACGAGCTTGTTCTCGAAGACTATCTCGTCGCCGGGCTTGATTTTCTGCCTCTTCTCGTCGTACAGCCTGCCCTCAATTTTCTTCTTTCCCTCGGCTATCGCCATCAGGTACTCCTCCTGGAGGCCCATCCTCCACCTCGCCATAATCCCACCTCACAGCAGTGCCCTGATTATGGACGGGCTGACCTTTATAAGCCTCGCCAGAAGGCTCGGCTTTCTCAGTATGGCCTTGGCCGTCTTCCAGTGGTCGTCGAAGTCCGCCTGGCTCTCGATGACCTCCTTCGCCTCCTCGCTCTTCAGGACTTCAAAGATTTTTTCAATAACCTCCTGGTCGAGTCCGAGGAACAGCTTCCTGAACTTCAGGCCGAAGCTTATCTGCTTTCTCACCCAGGAACAGTAGTTCCAGTACCTCTCGGGTGCTCCCTCGATAAGGGCTTTCCTGAGAGCGTGAGCGCAGAGCATTCCGTAGGCGATTCCGCCGGCGGTCGTCGGCTTTATCTGGAGCGCGGCGTCTCCAATAAGGGCAACGTTACCCCTGACCCAGGGCTTCCTCCAGCCGAGACCGACACTGCCAGCTTTGAACTCGACGGCGGAAGTCGGCTCCAGCATTCTAACCCTTAGAAACCTGTTCAAGTCTTCGAGGTTTCCAAACGTCCCCACTCTCGCCAAGTCATCTTCAACTGGAGTTACCCACGCGAAAAACTTGGGGGTTATCTCCTTGTTCACCCATACTTCCGTAAAGTCCGTTCTTTCAAACTTCCCTATGACCTCTACTTCATATCCCGTTAAGAATTCCGCCTTTGTTGAGGCTCCAATGCTCTTCGCTACCGTGCTCGCAACACCATCGGCACCTACGTAAAAGGATGCCTCCATCTCAAGCCTTTCGTTCATGTGGCCTAGTATCGCTTTCCCGTTCTTGAAGCCCTGGAAGGTCGTCCCCATGAAGTAGTCGGCTCCCCTCTTCACTGCACTTTTGGCGAGCTCTTTTTCAAGGATTTTCCTGTCCACTACGTAGGCCTGTGGGGGCTTTCTCTGGATTTCGAAACTCTGTATCTTTGAATAAAAAACCGCCCCTCTGAGCCTGTTTAGAACGGCCTTTTCCGGAAGACCCAGCCTTTCGTAGTTCTCTGCCCCTATTATTCCCGTGCAGGCCTTTCCACCGAAGGACGTTTTTCTCTCAACGACGGCAACGTTAAAGTCTCTCGCGAGAAGAGACGCTAGGTAGTTGCCAACAGGTCCCCCTCCGATTATAAGGATATCGTATCTCATTCTCACCCCTCGAATGCAGTGGTTTTTAAACCCTAAAAACCTAACCTTTTTGGTGGTCCCAATGAAGGTTCTTGTTACAGGCTTCGAGCCTTTTGGTGGTGAAGAAATTAATCCGTCATGGGAGGCCGTAAAAGTGCTCCCAGACGAGATTGACGGGGCAGATGTCGTTAAGTTCCAGCTGCCGGTAACTTTCAACGGTGTGAGGGAGATGCTCCCGAGACTGATTGTCAAGGAACATCCCGACGCGGTCGTTCTAACAGGGCAAGCGGGCGGAAGGCCGAACATAACCGTGGAGAGAGTCGCGATCAACGTTATGGACTCAACAATGCCGGACAACGAGGGCTACAAGCCGGAAGACGAGCCCGTTTTTGAGGGTGCTCCAGCCGCGTACTTTGCCACGGTTCCCGTGAAGGCAATCGTCAAAGCCCTCAGGGAGGCTAAGATCCCTGCGGCGGTTTCGAACACTGCAGGGACCTACGTCTGCAACACTGCCATGTTCACTGCCCTTCACACCATAGAAGTTTCGGGAATGACGACAAAGGCAGGCTTCATCCACGTTCCTTTCAGCCACGAACAGGCCCTCGACAAGCCGAGGCCTTCCATGGCACTCGAAACCATCAGAAAAGGTCTGGAAATTGCGATTAAAACTGTCGTTGAAGATTTGATAGAAGGAACATGATTAAAGCTCGTTGAAGTCTATCTCGTAGGATACTGAGCCGTTGAAGCTCTGGGCTTCCTTAAACCTTGCTATTATCCCGCTGAGGGCTTCCACCAGTGCTCCCCTTATCTCCCCCATCAACCTCTCCGCTGCGTCCTTGCTTGGAAGCTCAAAGACCCTTCCTTTTAGCTCCGATATCGGGAGGTCTTCCTCGCCTATTCTGACTGTGGGTGTGATGCCTTTCAGTATCTCCTGGAGTTCTTCGTCGAACTCGAGTTCTCGGACTTTTACCTTGTAAGTTCCCTTCATTATGTCATATTCTTTGTCAAAGACTATCCTCAACTTCATTGGACTCCCCCCGAGTGGTCCTATGCATCCAACCTTAAATACCCTATTGGTTTGATATTCAAACCCCCTAAACTTTTAAAGTCACGTCCGAACTTCCCAGTGAAGGTGGTGGCTCATTCTAGTAATCGGACTTGACGTCGTTGGAGAGAATCCCAAGAGGTTTGCGGTGGTGAGCTGGTTCAACGGGAAGCTTGAGAGAAAGGGTGAGTTTACACTCTATCGGTTAGTCCGCTTCATTCGGACAAAAAGGCCCGATATAGTTGCCATTGACAGCGTTACAGAACTCGGTGACGACCTGAGGAGGTTTTTGCGTGCCCTCCCGCCTGGAACAAAGCTCGTCCAGGTCACTGGAAAACCCGGCGAGCAGAGGACCCTTCAGAGCCTCGCTAAGGAACATGGAATAAGGACTGGTGACCGCTTCGATCCTTACGAGGAGGCAAAGCTGGCGGCCCTTCTCGCGAGTAAAGGAGTCGGCTACGAAGTCCTCGCATTTGAGGACGAGGTTATTGTGAAGGTAACCCGCGGCAGGAGCCACGGGAAGGGGGGCTGGAGTCAGGACAGGTACAGGAAACGCGTTCACAACCTCGTAAGGGACAAGGTGAGAGAGATAGAGGACCGGCTTAGGAGGGCGGATATACCATTCGACCTTGAGACCGAAGAGAAGGACTACGGACTGGCCAGGGGCGAGTTCCGGGTCTACGCCAGCAGGGAGGAGCTTGCTGGTCTGATACGGCCGATGAGAGGTGGAGACGTCGAGGTCAGAATTCAGCCCGTTGAGAGGGCGGAGCTAGGCTTCGCTCCGCTGAAGAAGGAGGAGGCGATAAGAGAAAGGAAGAGCCTCATAGTTGGCATAGACCCTGGGATAACCGTTGGAATAGCGGCGATAGACCTCGACGGCAGGATAGTTGCCCTCCACAGCGAGAGGAACATGCCGGTTGGTGAAGTCTTCCGCTTCATCAGCGAGCTCGGGCATCCGGTTATAATAGCGACGGACGTTTCTCCTGCTCCGGGCTTCGTTGAGAAGATAGCCCGCTCCTTCAAGGCCCAGCTCTTCGTGCCGAGGGAGAGCCTCCGTGTGGGGGAGAAGAACGAGCTCCTCAGGGATCTGGGGATAACAGTTGACGACGACCACCAGAGGGACGCTTTAGCGGCTGCGTACAAGGCGTACCTCAGGATAAAGCCGAAGCTTGAGAGAATAGACGCCCGTCTGAGAGAAGCCGGTCTGAGCAAGAAGTCCGACGAGGTCAAGGCTCTCGTCATAGCAGGCTACAACCTCGGCGAGGCCATGCAGAAGGTAACCTTACGGGAGAGAAGGAGGGAGGAAGAGAAGGAAGAGCCCGAGACCGAGAAAAGCTTCGATGCTGAACTCTACCTCAAGAGGATACGGGAACTTGAAAGGAGAATAGAGTTCCTTGAGAGGGAGAACGAGGAGCTGAGGGAGATTATAAAGGAGCAGAGGAAGACGATAGGAAAGCTTGAGCGGAAGATAGCCGACTACGACGAGGAGGTAAGGAGAAAGGTTCTACGCGAGCGAGAGCTGGAGGCTAAGGTCAAGCGCATTGAAATCCTTGAAAAACAGCTGAGGGAAGCGAAGGCCGTCATTGAGAGGCTGAGCAGGGATTTAGTCCAGGTCAAGAGGATGAACGTCATAGAAGTCAGGGGTTCGGCCGTTCCGCTTAAGGTTCTCAAGGTTCTCAGCTGGGATGAGCTGGAGAGGATAGAGCGGGAAGTCGGCTTGAGGAGGGGCGACGTCCTCTTCGTTATAAACCCTGCTGGAGCGGGGAAGGCGATAGCGGAGGAGCTCGTTGAGAAGGGAATAAGGGCGATAATAACCGAAAAGCCTCTGCCCGAAGTTGTGAGGGAGGTTCTCCGCGAGGCTCACGTACCGTTCTTCACGAGCGAGGAGCTTGACGTCAAGAGGATAGATGAGTTCGCCGTTGTTGAGAGGGAGACGCTTGAAAGGGCCATTGGGGAGCTCCTCACAAGATGGGAGGAGGAAGACCGTGAGAGGGAAGCTGAAAAACTTCTCCGCCTCGTTGAAGAATACAGAATCGAGAGGGCCAGAGAACTGAAGAGAAAGGCCAGGGAGGAGCTTGAGGAAGAGAGGAGAAACAAGCGTTAGTATGTTAATATAGCTCCTTAAGCACAGATTTGAGCTTTTGGAGATAGTCTCTGGTCTCACTCGCACCTTTTTCAGTTATCCTCACGGCTGTCCTCGGCCTGTCGGCTATGACCTTGAAGACCTCAACGTAGCCTTCCCTCTCAAGGGCCTTAAGGTGCGAGTCCAAGTTGCCAGGCGTTACCTCAATCACTTCCAGGAGGTCTCTGAAGAGTGCCCTTTCCCTCGGCAGGAGGTAGAGCATGATGGCGAGCCTTATCGGGTTTCCGAGTGTGTGGTTGCCACTCAGCTCCTTTAGGGCTTCCATTTTATCACCGCTCAACGGCTTTAAAAGCTGAGTGGAGGTATAGGAGTATAGTCGTGGCAAAGCCGAGTGAGACTACGTAGCCGGACCAGAGCATCGCCCCACTTCCCATTCTCCACGCTAGAGGTATGGCCAGTGCCGGAGTCAGAAACGCAGGAACCATCTCGTTCTCGGCCCCACAGCACTTTTTCAAAACCTCCCACTGGCCGAGGAGCGAAACGCTGATAAAGCTCAGGAAGCCCACGGCCAGGCTTGCCTCCTCGTTTATCCCAGGGTTCAGTGAGGGGATCAAAACCCAACCAAGCGCGGCACCGATTACCCATGCACCCGCTATTTTCAGGCCAACTTTTTTTCCGGAGCCCCTTTTGATTCCAGAGACGGTCACTATTCTCTTCCAAACCTTTGAGGTGAAAGTAATCATAACGATCGTGGCTACTGTCCAGTACGAAACGCTGAAAGCTGATCCGCCGTTGAAGAACCGGAGTACCACGTAGAACAGGGTCATTACCGCCAGAAATCCCGTGAAGTTCATCGCGGCGTACATTTTCCCAGCGGCTATTAGCCTACCCTCAACCTTCTCGAGCACGTCTTTAAGTTCCCTAACTTCTTCCATACTCATCACCTCGGTTTAAAATTAGGACGTTCTCCTATTTATAGCGTGGAGTTTCTCTGAATTTCAGAACTTCCCTCCGAGGACACAATACAGTTAAACATTTTATGCGCACTAAATACCTTGGTGGACGATCATGGAACGGAACTTCTAAGTCGGGCATCTCTATACTTGATGATACCCTGGGAGGAGGACTACTGGAAGACAGCAACCCTCTCATAGCTTATGATTCGTACTCAAACGGTTGGACTTAGCCCTTGAGATACTGAGAAACCGTATAAAGAAGGCGATTTCGGTGTTATTCTGGACTCAGTGCTGCCTTTTACTCCCTTAACTTAAAAATGGAGCTTGGGCCTATTCGATTTGACATTGAGAAATTTGGCAAAAGAATACTCTCGCAATCGTGGGTTTATTCTCGTCAATTTATGGTGTTGATTTGTGCCCAAATACAACTACCTCTATCAGTGCATCCTTGAGGAGAAGATAACCGAAAAGAGGAAGCGCCCGATAAACATCTTTCTCTTGAACAAGGGTAGGGCATTGGATATGTTGACTGCAATAATGGTAAATAAGAAAATCGCCTTTGCTGGACTTTAAGCCCAAAGAATGTGGATATAACTTCTGGGTAGAAGAAGGGCAAGTCCACATCGAGTAGCTATCCACCGGCCCTTGCCCTCATTAGAGACCCCATGAACCTTTTTACCTCCCCCTCTTCACCTTCGATGAGCACCCTGTTGAGGGGGATTCTGTTTCGTCTGGTAACTTCAAGAAGCCTCAGGCTTACCTCTGCTCCGCTCCGCCGGCGGAGTTCTTCAAGCTCTTCGAGCGGGATCGGGGTTAAGATTTCCAGCTTCATTTTTCGAACCTCTGGAAATTCTTGGGACTCACTCGAGCCTGAAATTCGGACCCTTTTCTCTGGCCTTCTTCTCCACCTGGAGTCTGAACTGGCAGGCCTTGCATATATCTCCCGTCGTTGGCTGCCCGCATATTTTGCAGCGGTTCAGCTCGCTTGTCTTCTTCGTGTAGGTCTTCGCTATCAGCGGGAAGAGCTTGTCGTAGCTCCTCAATATCTGGTATTTCGTTCCGGGATGCTTTTCCTCCATCTCGTTTATCCAGTCCCTTATCTCGGCCCTGAAGGCCTCGACGGCGTATGGACACTCGCTTAAGTCCACCTCAATGTTATTCAGAACGGCGTAGAGTACTATCTCCTTCTCCGGAATCTCGCGGAGGGGCTTTATCCTCGGGACGAGCTCTGGGTGAATCTCCTCGTAGTACGGCCCGGTCCTTCCGAGCCTTGCTATGTCTCCCCTCAGGATGTTCATCAGGAACATCTGCACTTCATCGTCGAGGTTGTGGCCGACAGCTAATTTGTCGGCTCCAACGTCTTTAGCCGCGTAGTTGAGGAGCCAGCGCCTCCACACTCCGCAGTAGGAGCAGGCACCTACCCTTTCCCCCTTCTCGAAGCTACCCATTATCTCAACGGTTTCGTCCAGCGTGAAGCCTATATATTCCTTAAACGAATAGATGCGGTGCTCAATCCCGAGCTTCTTCGCGTTCCTCCTCGCTATTTCGACGCTTGGAGGCCTGTAGCCAGCTATCCCCTCGTCTATGGTTATCGCAACCAGCTCGAAGGGGAACTTCTCGCGTAGCTTTGCCAAAAGGTGCATTAGGACAACGCTGTCCTTACCGCCGCTCACGCCGACGGCTATCCTCTCACCCTTCTCTATGAGCCGGTACTTCTTCACTGTCTCCTTGAACTTCTTCTCCACCATCTCATTGAAGTGCTT encodes the following:
- a CDS encoding NHL repeat-containing protein is translated as MIWQKTYGGNNDDEADAVAIAENGDIVVAGTYGGYAWVLELDGNGNIVWQKAYRFYAVINAVAIDPNGNIIVAGTNSDFFVLKLNGNGDFEWGKSWGTSRSADEATSVAIDNGDIVVAGYTWGFGINGDFWVFRLDGDGNVIWQKTYGGNSEDEANAVAVTNSGDIIVAGYTYSFGAGRSDVWVLRLDGNGNIVWQKTYGGNLRDRANVVAMAPNGDIIVAGYTESFGAGNYDVWALRIPPDGYLPPEGIRDLDFHTGDSNAMVNVTNAAALSTIPSPYDSNVLVKLASAVPQETNATTEAQYYYAGPTKLSFTPPTPENSSVLTSDYVFVNVTSNNLLESAKLEWNGKNITMNKASDTNWYLNVTGLTNGEYTFKVWGKDLSEKWVASEVRTVTVNSTVVLSFVPPTPADGAVIDTDYIFVNVTSSQPLQIAKLEWNGENITMQKASDANWYLNVTGLTNGHYTLRVWGNDSLGNWFTSEVRAITVNATIHLSFVSPTPDDGAVVSTDYVFINVTSDQPLMTALLEWNGENFTMSNTSSMKWYLNVTNLTNGHYNFKVWGRDVLGNWFTSEIRTVTVNGTIILSFVSPTPNDGAVVDVDSVVINVTSSQPLESAVLEWNNQNFTMHRGSGGSWYLSMTGLTNGHYTFKVWGNDSLGNRFNSETRTITVNSTVVLSFVPPTPENGAIMDTDRVLINVSSGQPLKIALLEWNGLNLTMQSASNTNWYLEVLTLTNGYYTFRAWGEDQLGNWFGSEVRSIAINRTILLSFVPPTPQNNSAVNSDYVFVNVTADQPLEVALLEWNGHNLTMHNTSSTNWYLNITGLINGHYEFRAWGRDPLGNLFSTEVRTVAVNSTVVLSFAPPTPENGAVVNTDYVLVNATSSQPLQVALLEWNGQNLTMEMLSNTSWYLKVTNLTNGRYTFRAWGRDSLGNWFASGIITIAVNRTITFSFIPPTPEDGDVLNSDSVFINVTSSQPLESALLEWDGKNFTMSNASGTNWYLNMTGLRNGHYTLRVWGRDSLGNWFSTEVRGITIKVNTQSTYDIWIKLSCLWTTWFFNHRTEFFELYENATVLGVDNETIQLALELNDNATALMLGAWEADNLEDIRANLWNFESPTRQIPRLWDIRKAFLMEKEAVEILKKALGSL
- a CDS encoding prenyltransferase/squalene oxidase repeat-containing protein translates to MVFIIFVTSALSPLVLADGWLQTGWVRHPIEKYQPRTLYSYPWDSTEGLSGWNAFRENESFYLTCLKVIALARSGYPRNSSKFRKLVEWIKSQQGEDGSFPAVITDDYPESDSEWFYWELSKAAGTGLAILTLLEAGESTTPER
- a CDS encoding ASCH domain-containing protein — its product is MARWRMGLQEEYLMAIAEGKKKIEGRLYDEKRQKIKPGDEIVFENKLVCVVKDIRVYSSFREMLEKEGLENVLPGVKSIEEGVKVYRRFYSEEKEKKYGVAAIEVEPVAWI
- a CDS encoding geranylgeranyl reductase family protein, coding for MRYDILIIGGGPVGNYLASLLARDFNVAVVERKTSFGGKACTGIIGAENYERLGLPEKAVLNRLRGAVFYSKIQSFEIQRKPPQAYVVDRKILEKELAKSAVKRGADYFMGTTFQGFKNGKAILGHMNERLEMEASFYVGADGVASTVAKSIGASTKAEFLTGYEVEVIGKFERTDFTEVWVNKEITPKFFAWVTPVEDDLARVGTFGNLEDLNRFLRVRMLEPTSAVEFKAGSVGLGWRKPWVRGNVALIGDAALQIKPTTAGGIAYGMLCAHALRKALIEGAPERYWNYCSWVRKQISFGLKFRKLFLGLDQEVIEKIFEVLKSEEAKEVIESQADFDDHWKTAKAILRKPSLLARLIKVSPSIIRALL
- the pcp gene encoding pyroglutamyl-peptidase I, whose product is MKVLVTGFEPFGGEEINPSWEAVKVLPDEIDGADVVKFQLPVTFNGVREMLPRLIVKEHPDAVVLTGQAGGRPNITVERVAINVMDSTMPDNEGYKPEDEPVFEGAPAAYFATVPVKAIVKALREAKIPAAVSNTAGTYVCNTAMFTALHTIEVSGMTTKAGFIHVPFSHEQALDKPRPSMALETIRKGLEIAIKTVVEDLIEGT
- a CDS encoding DUF460 domain-containing protein: MVSWFNGKLERKGEFTLYRLVRFIRTKRPDIVAIDSVTELGDDLRRFLRALPPGTKLVQVTGKPGEQRTLQSLAKEHGIRTGDRFDPYEEAKLAALLASKGVGYEVLAFEDEVIVKVTRGRSHGKGGWSQDRYRKRVHNLVRDKVREIEDRLRRADIPFDLETEEKDYGLARGEFRVYASREELAGLIRPMRGGDVEVRIQPVERAELGFAPLKKEEAIRERKSLIVGIDPGITVGIAAIDLDGRIVALHSERNMPVGEVFRFISELGHPVIIATDVSPAPGFVEKIARSFKAQLFVPRESLRVGEKNELLRDLGITVDDDHQRDALAAAYKAYLRIKPKLERIDARLREAGLSKKSDEVKALVIAGYNLGEAMQKVTLRERRREEEKEEPETEKSFDAELYLKRIRELERRIEFLERENEELREIIKEQRKTIGKLERKIADYDEEVRRKVLRERELEAKVKRIEILEKQLREAKAVIERLSRDLVQVKRMNVIEVRGSAVPLKVLKVLSWDELERIEREVGLRRGDVLFVINPAGAGKAIAEELVEKGIRAIITEKPLPEVVREVLREAHVPFFTSEELDVKRIDEFAVVERETLERAIGELLTRWEEEDREREAEKLLRLVEEYRIERARELKRKAREELEEERRNKR
- a CDS encoding transcriptional regulator, translated to MEALKELSGNHTLGNPIRLAIMLYLLPRERALFRDLLEVIEVTPGNLDSHLKALEREGYVEVFKVIADRPRTAVRITEKGASETRDYLQKLKSVLKELY
- a CDS encoding TIGR04140 family protein — encoded protein: MKLEILTPIPLEELEELRRRSGAEVSLRLLEVTRRNRIPLNRVLIEGEEGEVKRFMGSLMRARAGG
- a CDS encoding TIGR00269 family protein is translated as MKCSKCGRPAVYHARYTGRYYCKKHFNEMVEKKFKETVKKYRLIEKGERIAVGVSGGKDSVVLMHLLAKLREKFPFELVAITIDEGIAGYRPPSVEIARRNAKKLGIEHRIYSFKEYIGFTLDETVEIMGSFEKGERVGACSYCGVWRRWLLNYAAKDVGADKLAVGHNLDDEVQMFLMNILRGDIARLGRTGPYYEEIHPELVPRIKPLREIPEKEIVLYAVLNNIEVDLSECPYAVEAFRAEIRDWINEMEEKHPGTKYQILRSYDKLFPLIAKTYTKKTSELNRCKICGQPTTGDICKACQFRLQVEKKAREKGPNFRLE